One region of Anaerolineae bacterium genomic DNA includes:
- a CDS encoding DMT family transporter, translating to MFWFILAIATAFCVATGDALTKKFFGGFSPYDMAVASSIYSLPFLIIYIFFIPIPQIDSVFWWVAIVLIPLDVFAFYLYMKAIKISPLSISIPFLSFTPVFMILTGFIVLGEVPNGWGIIGIGFVVAGSYLLNVTQVKYGYFAPFKAVLREPGSILMLVVAFIYSFLAVLGKKAIQHSSPLFFGFFFLAAFDVTILILFPFLKKIKWRDILKIPAKGFAVGLMLFLHVLFHSLAISMVEAVYMIAVKRMSILFSVGYGWVLFKETDMGARMLGALFMFAGVVFIILLG from the coding sequence TTGTTTTGGTTTATTCTTGCCATTGCTACAGCATTTTGTGTAGCCACCGGCGACGCTTTGACAAAGAAGTTTTTTGGCGGGTTTTCGCCTTATGATATGGCGGTTGCCTCTTCTATTTATAGCCTTCCGTTTTTGATTATATATATTTTCTTTATTCCCATTCCACAAATAGACAGTGTGTTCTGGTGGGTTGCAATCGTTTTGATCCCTTTGGATGTCTTTGCTTTTTATCTCTACATGAAGGCCATAAAGATTTCGCCTCTTTCTATCTCAATTCCGTTTTTGTCATTTACACCGGTTTTTATGATATTAACGGGTTTTATTGTTCTTGGAGAAGTGCCTAACGGTTGGGGAATTATAGGTATAGGTTTTGTTGTGGCCGGCAGTTATTTATTAAATGTCACACAGGTAAAGTATGGCTATTTTGCTCCATTCAAGGCTGTTCTCAGGGAGCCGGGTTCCATTCTGATGCTGGTGGTTGCATTTATATATTCTTTTTTAGCTGTTTTGGGGAAAAAGGCAATCCAGCATTCTTCTCCGCTTTTTTTCGGTTTTTTTTTCCTGGCAGCTTTTGATGTAACCATTTTGATCTTATTTCCTTTTCTTAAAAAAATTAAGTGGAGAGACATATTAAAAATACCGGCAAAAGGATTTGCTGTCGGTTTGATGCTCTTTCTGCATGTATTATTCCACTCCCTTGCAATCAGTATGGTCGAAGCGGTTTATATGATTGCTGTAAAGCGCATGAGTATTCTTTTTAGTGTAGGCTATGGCTGGGTTTTATTTAAAGAAACCGATATGGGCGCGAGGATGCTTGGGGCGTTATTTATGTTTGCGGGGGTGGTATTCATTATATTGTTAGGCTGA
- a CDS encoding peptidylprolyl isomerase: MTKATARHILVDTQEKCEEIKKQIEEGSDFAEMARQHSKCPSGRQGGGDLGEFSPGQMVPEFDSVVFSQETGKVHGPVQTQFGYHLIEITNRSD; encoded by the coding sequence ATGACAAAAGCTACAGCTCGTCATATCCTGGTTGATACACAGGAAAAATGTGAAGAAATCAAAAAACAAATTGAAGAAGGTTCTGATTTTGCTGAAATGGCCAGGCAGCATTCTAAATGTCCTTCAGGGCGGCAAGGCGGAGGTGATTTAGGTGAGTTTTCACCAGGCCAAATGGTTCCGGAATTTGACAGCGTGGTATTCAGCCAGGAAACAGGAAAGGTTCATGGGCCGGTTCAAACCCAGTTTGGATATCATTTGATTGAAATTACAAATAGAAGTGATTGA
- a CDS encoding cation:proton antiporter produces the protein MDITTDIIILVVTAFFSGLLLQRLGQPLILGYILAGVIMGPHTVGLTVSSIHEIKQLAEIGVALLLFGLGLEFSLKNLKPVYKVALIGTPIQIILTIGLGFGIGHLMGWGWKQSIWVGAIISLSSTMVILKTLMSQGWLGTLSSKVMIGMLIVQDLAVVPLMIILPQMNNPSLGLTMIGYATLKAAVFIAGMILLGTRLLPRFMAHIAKLGSRELFLLAITAIGLGVGYVTYLAGLSFAFGAFVAGMVLSESDYGHQALSDIIPVRDLFGLLFFASVGMLFDPVFLLDHLGQVLVLVLVVSIGKGCIFALVSLMFKYRNIIPLAVGLGLFQIGEFSFVLAQVGVSTNSIGNDIYSFVLTAAVLTMMLTPIVSGQTARLYALRKRWFKHEPLDSRNLPEAGLQNHVVIAGGGRIGSQIAQVLMRLGLQFVIIELDQRRIEQAKFAGMPIVYGDASHEIVLEAAEIASACLLLITTPGIVVSRAIAVHAKELNSKVDIVARASGLEFLEIFKELNITEVVVPEFEAGLEMTRKALVYLRIPAPEIQQYTESLRQEMFGPLLSVSGDYKTLTQLRTAEQQFDLQWVLVESGSPLIGKSIGEAEIRKTTGASVVGVIRGDNLEPNPDNGFRFQLKDLIAIIGADKARANFRRMSRADQD, from the coding sequence ATGGATATAACCACCGACATCATCATCCTCGTCGTGACCGCTTTTTTCAGCGGCCTATTGCTGCAAAGACTGGGGCAGCCATTGATTCTGGGCTACATCCTCGCCGGAGTGATCATGGGTCCCCATACGGTCGGTCTCACTGTTTCGAGTATCCACGAAATTAAGCAGCTTGCAGAGATCGGGGTTGCCCTTCTGCTTTTTGGTCTTGGGCTTGAGTTCTCTCTCAAGAACCTCAAGCCGGTGTATAAAGTGGCCCTGATCGGAACTCCCATTCAAATCATTCTTACCATCGGGCTTGGATTCGGCATCGGACACCTTATGGGATGGGGCTGGAAACAATCTATATGGGTCGGAGCCATCATCTCCCTTTCGAGCACCATGGTGATCCTCAAGACCCTGATGAGTCAAGGATGGCTCGGTACCCTGTCGAGTAAAGTGATGATAGGGATGCTGATTGTTCAGGATCTGGCAGTCGTCCCGTTGATGATCATCCTGCCGCAGATGAACAATCCCTCTCTTGGTCTAACCATGATCGGGTATGCTACATTAAAGGCGGCAGTTTTTATTGCCGGGATGATCCTGCTTGGAACCAGGCTGTTGCCACGCTTCATGGCGCATATAGCCAAGCTGGGTTCACGAGAGCTGTTTCTGCTCGCCATCACGGCCATCGGGCTCGGAGTCGGATATGTCACATATCTCGCCGGCCTTTCGTTCGCCTTTGGAGCTTTTGTTGCGGGGATGGTGTTGAGCGAATCCGACTACGGCCATCAAGCGTTGAGCGACATCATCCCGGTCCGGGATCTCTTCGGGCTTTTGTTTTTTGCGTCGGTCGGGATGCTTTTTGATCCGGTTTTTCTGCTGGACCATCTCGGGCAGGTACTTGTTCTTGTTTTGGTGGTGAGCATCGGCAAAGGATGCATATTCGCTTTGGTATCCCTTATGTTCAAATATAGAAATATCATTCCCCTGGCTGTTGGGCTTGGACTATTCCAGATCGGCGAGTTTTCGTTCGTGCTCGCGCAAGTGGGTGTCTCGACCAATTCGATTGGAAACGACATCTATTCTTTTGTCCTGACAGCAGCTGTGTTGACTATGATGCTAACACCGATTGTTTCAGGCCAGACCGCACGGCTGTATGCTCTAAGGAAGCGCTGGTTCAAGCACGAGCCGCTCGACTCAAGAAACCTTCCGGAAGCCGGGCTGCAAAACCACGTTGTAATTGCCGGCGGCGGGCGAATAGGATCTCAGATAGCTCAGGTCCTGATGCGTTTAGGGCTGCAATTCGTGATCATTGAGCTTGATCAGCGTCGGATTGAACAGGCTAAATTTGCAGGAATGCCGATCGTGTATGGTGACGCGAGCCATGAGATTGTACTTGAAGCCGCAGAGATCGCTTCAGCGTGCCTGCTTCTTATTACGACACCGGGAATTGTTGTGTCACGAGCCATAGCGGTTCATGCGAAAGAGCTCAACAGTAAAGTCGACATTGTGGCAAGGGCATCCGGCTTAGAGTTTCTTGAGATTTTCAAGGAACTGAACATTACCGAGGTGGTGGTTCCAGAATTTGAGGCCGGACTTGAGATGACTCGAAAGGCACTTGTTTATCTGCGTATTCCTGCGCCGGAGATCCAGCAATACACGGAGTCTCTTAGGCAGGAGATGTTTGGCCCTCTGCTTAGTGTGAGTGGTGACTACAAGACTCTTACCCAACTCAGAACCGCTGAACAGCAATTTGATCTTCAGTGGGTATTGGTCGAGTCAGGAAGTCCGCTCATCGGCAAATCAATCGGTGAAGCTGAGATACGAAAGACGACAGGGGCATCTGTTGTCGGAGTTATTCGGGGCGACAATCTTGAGCCCAACCCTGATAATGGCTTCCGGTTCCAGTTAAAAGACCTAATTGCAATCATCGGTGCTGATAAAGCGCGAGCGAACTTTCGAAGGATGTCCAGAGCTGATCAAGATTAG
- a CDS encoding radical SAM protein, translated as MHYEGNIIRPPSEANSILLQVTVGCSRNKCTFCGTYRGERFKIKPDPVIMEDIAFAAQYCKRQRRVFICDGDALIVPQNRLLKILIKIEKQLSWVTRVGLYANAKSLKTKTPDELKALKDHGLGIIYMGLETGDDVTLKKINKGATAGDMIQMGIKARAAGIKLSITVLLGIAGKRRSKIHAKETGRVLSAIDPEHIGALSLMLIPGTPLYQDYVSGEFTLLESVEMLEELKAMITATNLSKGLFYANHASNYLPITARLPKEKAITIKLIDTALAGKIALKPEYMRAL; from the coding sequence ATGCACTATGAAGGTAACATAATTCGTCCTCCAAGCGAGGCTAACAGTATTCTGCTGCAGGTTACTGTCGGGTGCTCACGCAACAAGTGCACATTCTGCGGCACATATAGAGGCGAACGCTTTAAAATAAAACCGGATCCCGTCATTATGGAGGATATCGCATTTGCCGCACAGTATTGCAAACGCCAGCGGCGTGTGTTTATCTGCGATGGAGATGCACTGATTGTTCCCCAAAATCGACTCCTGAAAATTTTAATAAAAATTGAAAAACAGCTCTCATGGGTAACACGGGTGGGGCTATATGCTAATGCCAAGAGCCTGAAAACAAAAACCCCTGATGAACTCAAGGCGCTGAAAGACCATGGCCTCGGTATCATTTACATGGGTCTTGAAACCGGCGACGACGTTACCTTAAAAAAAATCAACAAAGGCGCAACAGCCGGCGATATGATCCAGATGGGCATAAAGGCCCGGGCAGCTGGAATCAAACTTTCCATTACAGTGTTGCTGGGGATTGCCGGCAAAAGACGTTCCAAAATACATGCCAAGGAAACCGGACGTGTGCTTTCAGCTATAGACCCGGAACATATCGGGGCTCTCAGCCTTATGCTTATCCCAGGCACACCACTATATCAGGATTATGTGTCCGGCGAATTTACGTTGCTTGAATCTGTTGAAATGCTGGAAGAGCTTAAAGCCATGATCACTGCTACTAACCTTTCCAAGGGCCTTTTCTATGCAAATCACGCTTCCAACTATCTGCCGATAACGGCCAGGCTGCCAAAAGAAAAGGCAATAACGATTAAATTAATAGATACAGCCCTGGCAGGCAAAATAGCCTTGAAACCCGAGTATATGCGGGCCCTTTAA
- a CDS encoding DEAD/DEAH box helicase translates to MKKKLPKGDKSAAKPKSGSLRPDRESRSFHRASPWKKVKKNRCSEDAPAASVGSAMDDSWDVSQFKVPLVEGRVRFHDFDLPNPLLHAIFDLGFKYCTPIQAEILPSTLSGKDASGRAQTGTGKTAAFLITVINRMLKNPLQIKQKPGTPRILILAPTRELVLQISDEARQLSKYCGLKTVSVFGGMDYVKQKKELGSGPVDIIVATPGRLLDFQRNRDIALNKTEVLIIDEADRMLDMGFVPDVRMIINSTPEKRKRQTMLFSATLTGQITRLASQWTSNSVTIDIEPEQVAVETVEQIVYIVTSSKKFALLFNIIDKQNIEQVLVFCNRRDEVIRLSEMLTRHGVNCSELSGDVPQKKRIQRLDEFKAGKIRVLVATDVAGRGIHIEGMNHVINFMLPHDPEDYVHRIGRTGRAGTAGTSISFADEDDSFYIPAIEKFIGRKLDCIEPEEEWLTMPKALFSKKKRVTRLKKKVFPALRGEKPRRQQAKKRYSRSSS, encoded by the coding sequence ATGAAAAAGAAACTCCCGAAAGGGGACAAATCCGCCGCTAAACCAAAGTCAGGGTCGTTGCGTCCTGATCGGGAAAGCCGTTCATTTCACAGGGCGTCCCCCTGGAAAAAAGTGAAGAAAAACCGTTGTAGCGAGGATGCGCCGGCAGCATCTGTTGGTTCTGCAATGGATGACAGTTGGGACGTTTCACAGTTCAAGGTTCCATTGGTAGAAGGCAGGGTCCGATTTCACGATTTTGATCTTCCCAACCCTCTGCTCCATGCCATATTCGACCTGGGCTTCAAGTACTGTACACCCATACAGGCTGAAATTCTTCCCAGCACCCTGTCCGGCAAGGATGCCAGCGGCAGGGCTCAAACCGGTACCGGAAAGACCGCTGCATTTCTTATTACCGTAATCAACCGGATGCTGAAAAATCCCCTTCAGATAAAACAAAAACCAGGCACGCCCCGAATATTGATTCTTGCCCCTACCAGGGAGCTGGTGCTTCAGATCTCCGATGAAGCTCGCCAGCTTTCCAAGTACTGTGGTCTGAAAACAGTATCCGTGTTCGGTGGTATGGATTATGTAAAGCAAAAAAAGGAGCTGGGTTCCGGTCCGGTGGATATCATTGTGGCAACGCCCGGCAGGCTGCTCGATTTTCAGCGCAACCGCGACATTGCCCTTAACAAGACCGAGGTGCTGATCATCGACGAGGCCGACAGGATGCTCGACATGGGTTTTGTCCCGGATGTCCGAATGATCATCAACAGCACGCCGGAAAAACGCAAGCGCCAGACCATGCTTTTTAGCGCAACGCTTACCGGGCAGATTACCCGTCTCGCCTCTCAATGGACCAGTAACTCCGTAACCATAGACATCGAACCGGAACAGGTCGCTGTGGAAACTGTGGAACAGATCGTTTACATCGTGACATCCAGCAAAAAATTTGCACTCCTTTTTAATATCATCGACAAACAGAACATTGAACAGGTTCTGGTTTTCTGCAACAGGCGCGACGAGGTGATACGTCTATCAGAGATGTTGACCCGCCACGGAGTAAACTGCTCCGAGCTTTCCGGTGATGTTCCACAGAAAAAGCGGATTCAACGCCTTGATGAATTCAAAGCCGGAAAGATCCGGGTACTGGTCGCAACGGATGTAGCCGGACGCGGCATTCACATCGAAGGCATGAATCATGTTATCAATTTCATGCTGCCGCATGATCCTGAAGATTACGTGCACCGGATCGGGCGAACCGGCCGGGCCGGCACTGCCGGCACTTCGATCAGCTTCGCTGATGAGGATGATTCCTTCTACATTCCCGCCATCGAGAAGTTCATAGGCCGCAAGCTGGATTGCATCGAGCCGGAGGAAGAATGGCTCACCATGCCTAAAGCGCTCTTTTCAAAGAAAAAGCGCGTGACTCGCCTCAAAAAGAAAGTCTTCCCGGCCTTGCGGGGAGAAAAACCACGCCGCCAACAGGCAAAAAAAAGATACTCTCGCAGCTCAAGTTAG
- the lgt gene encoding prolipoprotein diacylglyceryl transferase, whose amino-acid sequence MHPVLLKLGPFSIYTYGFFIAMGFIAGILLAKREAMRLGEDPERIMDLSFYVLIAAIVGSRLFYIFINPDIFLSDILESFRIWNGGLVFYGGFIAALIVGLVYVKIKKMPLWRTTDIAALSLALGQFFGRLGCFSAGCCYGKACNFSWGVTFTNLDTLAPVGIPLHPTQLYHAAGNLLIFVILWFFRRRKKFDGQLFWLYVILYVITRSFIEIFRGDFRGEPVFGVLSVAQAIGIIMVPAAIIMMIILRKQGGRPCKIHIKN is encoded by the coding sequence ATGCATCCAGTGCTTTTAAAATTAGGGCCTTTTTCCATATATACTTATGGGTTTTTTATTGCCATGGGTTTTATTGCAGGAATTTTGCTTGCAAAAAGGGAGGCCATGAGACTGGGGGAAGATCCTGAAAGGATAATGGATCTTTCCTTTTACGTTTTGATTGCCGCCATTGTCGGCTCACGCCTGTTTTATATTTTTATCAACCCGGATATATTTCTTTCAGATATTCTGGAAAGCTTCAGGATATGGAACGGAGGGCTTGTTTTTTATGGTGGTTTTATCGCAGCGCTTATTGTCGGCCTTGTCTACGTGAAGATAAAGAAAATGCCCCTGTGGAGAACAACGGATATAGCTGCTCTTTCACTTGCCTTAGGTCAATTTTTCGGCAGGCTGGGCTGTTTTTCCGCTGGATGCTGCTACGGCAAGGCCTGTAATTTTTCCTGGGGTGTAACATTTACCAACCTTGACACGCTGGCGCCTGTTGGCATACCTCTTCATCCCACCCAGCTCTATCATGCAGCAGGTAATCTGCTTATATTTGTTATTCTCTGGTTTTTCCGCAGACGCAAGAAGTTTGACGGCCAGCTATTCTGGCTCTATGTTATACTTTATGTGATCACACGTTCCTTTATAGAGATATTCCGAGGCGATTTCAGGGGGGAACCTGTTTTCGGAGTCCTGTCTGTTGCCCAGGCAATCGGAATAATAATGGTGCCTGCTGCAATTATCATGATGATAATTCTGAGAAAACAGGGGGGACGTCCATGTAAAATTCATATTAAGAATTAA
- a CDS encoding uracil-DNA glycosylase, producing the protein MLIRIPQALSGMLKMIDCHKCEHYYVTWDKNFPHGCLAMDFKSLQAPSVVVQRSTQGKDCILFKQKIKKRQVRDEQGKSP; encoded by the coding sequence ATGCTCATCAGAATACCTCAGGCGCTTAGCGGGATGTTGAAGATGATTGACTGCCACAAATGTGAACATTATTATGTTACGTGGGATAAAAACTTTCCCCATGGCTGCCTGGCTATGGATTTTAAAAGCCTTCAAGCGCCCTCGGTAGTAGTTCAAAGAAGCACTCAGGGCAAAGACTGTATTTTATTCAAGCAAAAAATAAAAAAACGTCAGGTGCGTGACGAACAGGGCAAGAGCCCGTGA
- a CDS encoding PilZ domain-containing protein: MKDDKRKRTRVHFKTQVVLKTDISKIKTDAKSSDISMKGMFISTDEKIPAGTPCDIEIVLSGTTSKLALNIEGVIARQDKEGIGITFNSMDVDSYFHLKNIVMYNASDPDAVEEEMFS; encoded by the coding sequence ATGAAAGATGATAAAAGAAAAAGAACGAGGGTTCATTTTAAGACACAGGTGGTCTTAAAGACGGATATTTCTAAAATCAAGACAGATGCAAAATCCTCAGACATCAGCATGAAAGGCATGTTCATTAGTACCGACGAAAAGATCCCGGCAGGGACACCCTGTGATATAGAAATTGTGCTCTCGGGCACCACCAGCAAACTTGCCTTAAATATAGAGGGTGTGATTGCCCGCCAGGATAAGGAGGGCATTGGGATTACGTTCAACTCAATGGATGTTGACAGTTACTTTCATCTCAAAAACATTGTCATGTATAACGCCTCGGATCCGGATGCCGTCGAAGAAGAGATGTTTTCATAA